The window gaaccacaaattccggcgactctcaccagtgaagtttttatggacttttataataaaatcgataatattagacaacaaattcaacccacagtattaaatccaacttGGCTCTCATCTGAtgtggctgatataaaacataacatagttgtagaagaaaggctggaaactttttacccactcccacagcaagaactagagaagattatctcctctgcaagtTGTACAACCTGCACACttgatgcaattccctcaaaattactaaAAGAAGTACTACGTTATTATAAgccctcttttaactatagtaaactcatccTTTAGACTGGGCCaagtacccaaagcttttaaactagcagttatcaaacctctgatcaagaaaccaaatcttgatgctAGCgtattgtctaattacaggcctatttctaacctaccatttatatctaagatcttagaaaaagctgtggcccaacaacttagttcgtatgtacataagaaccatatatatgaaaaattccaatctggattcaggccacatcacagcactgagacagctctagttaagataactaatgatcttcttctacTAGCTACTAGCTATGGATGGTTATATTTCGCTTTAAACATGATAATGTGGTGATAAACATATATTGAATGGTTAAATGATCTCTGTTTACACCAAAGGTCAAAATTAAGTCAAGTGTGGCTGTAGTAATGAGTGAACTCCTTTATATTTCTAGTGAATCCAACAGAGTCTACGATAGATTTTAATGCCTTACTTAGTGGATTCTGTGGTTTATcaaagtggatattaaaatctctgaCAATTATTACTTGATTCAGAAGCCTTAATAAACTTGATAGAAAGCCAGCACATTCCTGTAAGAACTCAGAATATGGCCCTGTTGGCTTATTTGCTCTTATTTGCTCCAAAAGAAGAGAATTTGTAGCCTGCTTTCTGGTTCAAAAGCTCTtttgctatacctccaccccaacagttcacaaaaaataaagaagtgcgaccacagcactgctgtgtctgatccacttagcacaacacacactaaaacatcaCCGACCATTACAGTCAGGTCAGtgttaactgcagtgctgagtatgaccaaccacccaaatagtacctgctctgtgagggtccgtgggaatcctgaccactaaagaacagggtaaaatggggatgacaaagtatcagagaaacagatggactacagtctgtaactgtgcacctatatacactgctcaaaaaaaaataaagggaacacttaaacaacacaatataactccaagtaaatcaaacttctgtgaaatcaaactgtccacttaggaagcaacactcattgacaatcaatttcacatgttgttgtgcaaatggaatagacaacaggtggaaattattgccaattagcaacaaacactcaataaaggagtggttctgcaggtggggaccacagaccccttctcagtacctatgctttgtGACCTCCAGCAgaccacaaatgtgcatgtgtctgcacaaacggttagaaaccgactccatgacgatggtatgagggcccgacgtccacagatgggggttgtgctcacagcccaacaccgtgcacgacgcttggcatttgccagagaacaccaggtttcgcaaattcgccactggcaccctgtgctcttcacagatgaaagcaggttcacactgagcacatgtgacagacatgacagagtctggagatgccgtggagagcgatctgctgcctgcaacatccttcagcatgaccggtttggcagtgggtcagtaatggtgtggggtggcatttctttggagggccgcacagccctccatgttctcgccagaggtagcctgactgccattaggtaccgagatgagatcctcagaccccttgtgagaccatatgctggtgcagttggctcTGAGTTCCTcttaatgcaggacaatgctagacctcatgtggctggagtgtgtcagcagttcctgcaagatgaaggcattgaagctatggactcctcatcaggagcatgcccaggcattgtagggaggtcatacaggcacgtggaggccacacacaatactgagcctcattttgacttgttttaaggacattacatcaaagttggatcagcctgtagtgtgtttttccactttcattttgtgtgtgactccaaatccaggcctccattggttaataaatttgatttccattgatgatttttgtgtgattttgttgtcagcacattcaactttgtacagaacaaagtattcaatgagaatatttcattcattcagatctaggatgtgttatttgagtctttatttttttgagcagtgtagtaagtggagctgataacatggacaatgagcatagaaacaaggaggcggtcaaaaagttatgcctgatcagtgtacatgCAAACTCAAGAAACAACAACTTAAAGTACCTGGGTTTTACCATTCTGCACCTGGATAATAGGAATAGACTAGTATTGAATCTATAATGGGGCGTAGTACTGGATGGTaattaaattcaaattcaataTCACGATATTGACCAATTATATCATAGTACTAGataatatttaaatgtacattaatgaaatgaatgaagccATGTTTCCTGTGTACTGCTCCTCTATGCTAAAAGACTACTTTAAACACCGGATTGGACTGTTTTGTTTCGTTCTGCTTCTCTTAAAGGCGCAGTCCAGCCAAAACGTAAAATACACCCATCTGCAGCAAACATGCCTACCCGCCTCCTGAAGGGGTGTCACAATATTCTCGAGAGTGAGACTTACTAGTTTAAAGATGAGGAAAGCCCCctgctgatgatgtatcttgaaggtggaagcATTTTTTGAAAAACGCTTTGGGGCATACAGGGATGGCAGGCCGCCTGATTTAGCCAGCAGGAAGCTGAATATCCCGTCTGTGTTTATTATATTCTGACACTAGGTTCTGAACGGCTGTTCATATATGCTTTCAAACTGGCCCAGTTCATCTTGGAAATGTTGGATCATTTACTGGTGTCATTTGGAAGACCTGagcttcatttaaaacaaactgGAGAACAATGTTAGTACTTACTTTACTTTGTTTtaagggtctctctctctctctctctctctctctctctctctctctctctctctctctctctgcccgtGTTTGGTTAACCGATGTAGAAGtgtgctgctgctctgtttgATACACGTGTCACGTGTTGTTTTCTGAACCGTCCCAATCTCAAACTCTTTATATCTGATCACACGGCTGATGGCTGGAGTTCTGCCCCACACTGCAGCGGGGTGCTGGGATCGAAATCATGGAGGAAATGAACCAAAATCATCACGATGACTTGGTTCTCTTTGTAAATGGCAAAAAGGTAACTTGAATGATTTCGTTGAGTGTCCCTTTATCCCTTTCATTAATGCAGTCTAGAAAAGAAACGCTACATTGAATGTGTTGATTCGAGTGTTGATAGTTATTGTCAGTGATGAGCTTCTCCAATATATTATTATCAGCAGTTTCGTCTAATTATTATCATGTGAAAAGCTCCTGTTGTGCCGGGTGTTTGGTTTCTAGTTAACGCTCTCTCCGCAGGTCGTTGAGACAAATGCTGATCCAGAAATGACGCTGCTGATCTTTCTCAGGAGAAAGTGTATCCTCACACACATCTCTCATTGCTGCTCGCTTACgctgttggaataaaatgttGATCCATATTTAGTGACGTGTGTTTGAATAAAAGTAGCTTATTTGATGGAGCCTCAGTCTCTAAGAAAAGCTCTATAGTAAGTGTCTAATAACCTCTTTATATCTCTGTTGTGTTCTGTGATACCTCTATAGTATTACATTATCTACTTTATTATCTATATATTAcctatgatatgatatgaataCCTAAGACTGTCTTATAGTGATCTGTAATGCTTGTGTAGTATCCTGTAGAAAACTATAGTAACGCTGTAATGTAAATTCTAATTTACTCCTATATGAGTAAATTCTTTTTTTGCTACTGGGATTTTATGGCAGTTGATCCGATGGGTTTTGATAATCATACCTCTTCGTTTGCAAAGTACAAAGTTCATGAAGTTTACTGTGAGTACAGAATGGGAGTTTGgccctctgctgttttattATTGCATAATATGTCCTCTGTGTTGGATGTCTTGCAAAACAAGGGAAATGTCAGCATGGTTTTTAAAGGATGTTAAACATCCTTAAATAGTAAagaaaaaattgtatttttgttatttccATATCCCAATGGAACTGAGTGTTTTCCCTGAGCTTTTCCTTAACACTGCCAGTGAGTCTGACAGGAACTAAGCTGGGATGTGCTGAAGGTGGCTGTGGTGCCTGCACTGTGATGGTGTCCAGATTTAATCCACATCACAACCAGATTATGTATCCTTTTCGCAAAGCCGCAACTTGCCACAAGCAGTCTATGTCAATGGATTACACTTAAACTTAACTTAAACTTACTTCAACAGATAACTATATAGTGAAGAGCAGACATACACAATGAACTGATGTCATACATGGACTTTTGTGAAGTACATCCTTGATAGCTCTGTCTCAGTCACCATGCTGTTAATGCCTGTCTAGCCCCTCTGTGCTCTTTGCATCATTGTGCAGTCACTACAGTTGAAGGAATTGGCAGCGTAGCCAGCAAACTCCATCCTGTCCAGGTATGATTAACATCTTCATATAGTGTACATGTCTTATGATGTAGCATATCAGTCTTAATGTTACATTTATGTTTACAGCGTTTAGATGAGATGCTCTTACCCAGGGCagcttacaaaagtgctttgttttCCACTCAGAGTTACCTTTGTCATATTCGTGAATTTCAATGTGTTCGCAATAAAAGGTGACATTTCTATATCTCTCACAGTATTTTCACAATGTGTTAAACATCATTGCACTCGTGCAGGAACGAATTGCCAAGGCTCATGGATCTCAGTGCGGTTTCTGCACTCCAGGAATCGTCATGTCCATGTATGCCCTGCTGAGGAACAGTCCACAGCCTTCAATGCAGGACATGGAGGAAGCATTCCAAGGTACAATGATTACTCACTGGTTTAATGATGTGTTTTGACCTTGCCAACTATTTTTCTACCATGTTGTTTAAACTAAACTCTCTATGAATACATAGGGGCTTTATTCAGGCAAATCCACTAATACAGTTTTGGTGGTGGTCCTAGGTAATCTATGTCGCTGCACTGGCTATAGACCCATTCTTGAGGGCTACAAGACCTTTGCAAAGGTAATACAGTTCCTAATGTTGTAACTTTATGATTGAATGTGCTCACAGGTTATGCTGTGTATTAaactgtattatattgtattttctATTATTTGGTGTTCAGCCACTGATcctcagtttctttttttttcttgctaaaGTAATCACACTGATGGACTGTCATAATCATGTGGCAGTGTTCCTCTTTTGATGCACTCCAaatggaaaagaagaaaaaattgcAATAATATATAGAAATGTTTCTTAAATTATTATGTCTAAGTTTAATGTTTAGGTCTTAAATTATCCAGATGAGTGTCATATTAGGTGCAATCAGTTAAGAGTTCTCACCATGTCTAAACTGTTAtaaagtttttgtattttaatgaaaaaatgtatgaaGAAGTGGTCATTTATGAGCATTTTAATGCCTTCATGGTCTTATACCAGCCTTTTCAGAAGCTTCTCTTcatgatttttttcctactttcCATTATTAAAACACTATGTGCTCAACTAATAAACTtgaaagcaaaacaataacatagTTTAAGAAATAGGATCATGTAAATGTATCCAAATCTAACCTagcatataatataaaacaatataaaacatttgaCGAAGGTGAAGAGATCTggataaaaatggataaaaatatgAAGTAACATACAGAAACCAACAAAGCCAAGAGTGAGCTCTTCCCCTAGCACTGCGatttattatgtattaaaaGACTTTGAGacattctgtttatttgagatAAAGAACAAATGCAACAAGTGACAACTGACAATCTTATCGGTCAGtaatttaatgaatttaaaCCAGTGGAGTCTATTTAACCTTTGgcaatattaaattatattggACACCACAGTTAGTTTTAGAATTgtttaactcattaaaataaGTATTGGTGATAAAAGTTTCATAAAAGAGTTGATTCCTACTTTTTAGAGTGCATCTTACTTTCTGATAATCTTCTCCTTTCTATGCACAGGAGGGAGGATGCTGTAGGAGCAGGAGAAAGGGCAACGGCTGTTGCTTGACCAGTGCACATGAAGAGGAGCATGTTAGTGTGAGCACAACCAATGTGACCTGTGGCTACAGTCTCAATTCATGCATCATTAATCAAGGCATCACCATTTTGTATCTGCGCCTAGTCCTGGTGAACCTTTAGTGTTCCTTGCTGGAAATCAATGTCACGGCAGCCATGTCATTCTCATAGGAAGGGAGTCACATGTTTGTATAAGAATTCATAAGGCCATGAGGTGAAAGATGCAGTCATGAAATTGGTCTAGTTCACTTGTTTCATGAGCTCATATTCAGCCTTAGTGCTATGcaacaaagtacacaaacctaATTTATAGAtcagttatttttatataacagaatttttctttgttctctttGCATTTGTTTGATGGATGTTTCTGTTTTCTAGGGAGCTTCAACGCATTCAGGTCAACAGCTCTTCGATCCATCAGAATTTATGCCACTGGATCCAACACAAGAGATCATTTTCCCTCCTGAACTGATAGTATGTTCACAAACTATAATGTATCTAGTTCCATTGTAGTAccctcacactcacatacactttATTAAGAACACCATTCTAATACTAGAGAGGGACCCACATTTTCCCTTCAGGCTAAATTCTATGGGATTTAACAGGGAGCATTCTCTTAGAGATTCttgtccatattgacatgattcCATCATGTAATagctgcagatttgtcagctCAAATGTGCTCTATTAGATTCAGATCTAGTAATTGGCAGGTCACTGAAATACAGTacactgaactcattgtcatgttcatggTGATTAGAAGATGGGTAAACTATATCCATAGAAGGATGCCTATGGTCAGCAACAGTATTTTGCTGTTGCAACCCATCCACCTCAAGATATGACACTGTGCATTCAAAGATGCTTAATGCTTTCTTACCACCgctattgtaaaaaaaattgtgttaatTTAACCTTTCTATCAGGTCAAAAAAGTTGTATCATTCAGTGTGAACTCTAGAGACTGTTGTACATGAAAAGCCTAGGAGATCTGCAGGTTCTGAAACACTTAAACCACCCCacctggcaccaacaaccatgctgTGGTCAAAGtaacaaaaatcagattttttttcttaatttttgtGCTTGATGTGATTATTAATTGAAATTCCCCACCTGtgtctgcatgattttatgcatAGCGAAATAATGATGTGTGCAAAAACCTCAGCAACTTAGaccaatgacacacacacactgccagtgtcagtgtcactgctgtcctGGGAGTAATCCACTCCTGGACAATATATGGACAGCAGCAGTCCTGTTCTCAGAAATGGATAAGTGAAgtagagagagactgaaaatgTGACAACTGTATATGTATGCCCGAATAACGGACTTACAAGATCTCAATGGACCTCaggaagtggccagtgattgtaAACACATGGTAGAAGCTTCTAAGTGAATGGCAAGGATATAACTAGTGTATAATTTTGATGTCACTCTACAGAGTCTTGGTAAACAGCCACCAAGGTCATTGAGATTCATCGGGGAGAGAGTGCTGTGGATTCAGCCTAGCTCACTGAACGAACTCCTGGAGCTTAAGGCAGTCTATCCAGCAGCCAAGCTGGTGGTGGGGAACACTGAAGTAGGTGAGGCCCTCAGCTGAATATGTTTTGTCCTAAAATCATACAGAGAATATTTCTCCAGAGGTCTGGTTAGTTTTGTAGTCTATCGCTAGGTCTGGCCAGTCCGAGTCTGAGTCAAGGACGAGACTATGACACATTGAGTCAAGACCagatgaagattttttttcttcagacaaaaaaattcaaaaattgTATTTGTTTGTAGCTTTGTACATGTATTGTCATTAATTGTACATTTATTATCATTACTGATTATATATACTAATACAGaatattatagtattatatttAGTAAAATATAGTGTTAAATATATAGCCTAAAACTACATTGCTCAATAcatatgacagcaacaataacattaatattttttgatgCTTAACGGTAAAGATTGAaactttcagttttgttttcctgctctCGCTGCTTCTGTCTGTAGGAATGCGTGTGCATGGGTTTCAGCAACACAGCTGAAAAGCAGCTCAGAGCAGAGAGTTAAGTACACAGGGATTTGGTTTAATTGATATTCAATGATAATTCAGCTTCCAGTTATCTCAGAAGGAGGCATTGGAGCATGAGGTTGAGACTGAGACTGCTCGTTTATGGTCTCAGGAATGGAATACCAGAATAACTTGAGTACTAGGTCTGGAATCTCAAATGACCAAGTTTAAGAATGCCAAAAAGGCACCTTTTGGGGcaatacaaaaatgtttttggttttcTAAAGATCCTTTCATAACTGTTTCATGGTTCTTGAAAGAACTATCtttataaatgagatgtgcGAGAGCAAATAATCTgtttaaagtttgaagaaccttcacataatgtaaaagttctttATTGATTAAAGGTATTTCCTGAAACTATTCAAATCAAAAAACAAGTAGAGAATGTATGACATGTCAGTCACCTGAGAGCAAGTTGAATTCAGTTTGTGATGAGAGATGTCATTGTTTCATCTTTCATTGTCGTCATCTTTGTGGTTTTAAGGTATAGAAATGAAATTCAAGAACCTCCTGTACCCTGTGATCCTGGCACCAGCATACATCCAAGAACTCAGCAGCATTCAATACACTGAAAATGGTCAGTGTGTTGTTTTCTTAATGTATTAATTTTcttaatgtattaataattaGTATAAGCTCTAATTCCATACAGTCACTTCTTTGACCTGATATAGATTAGCTGGTTACAACCGTAATCCAAAGCTTTTTTTGAATTTCCCTTTGGTTATATGTCCAAGCTCAAGAGCAAGGTGGCTTCTTCAATATTCATGAATGGTTGACAAGTGATAACATTCTTCCCATATGAGGCATTGTGATATATAATAATATGCTATGCAAAAAAGTTTATGTGAAACATTGCTATTGCTATATGCATTTTAACTGTTGTAATTTCACCTTATCTTGGAGAACATTGTCCATGTCTCTCTATATGTACATGCCTTAGGGATTGAATTTGGAGCATCTGTCACATTGACTATGCTGGGGAAGAAATTGCATGAAGAGGTAAACAAGTTGCCCAACTACAGAACTGAAGTCTTCCAGGCCATACTGGAGCAGTTGCGCTGGTTCGCAGGACAGCAGATCCGAAATGTTGCAGTATGTCACTTCCCTTTTAGTGCAAAACAGCATACCTTATCCCGCTTAGTCTTGAGAAAAGGTTTCTAGGTCATTAACAATAGGCCAACAGTAATCATTTGTGTGCATATTGAGAATTCTATGATAATTCTATGGCTCCTGTAACATGGCTCAGCCAGTCAGTATCAGATCTTAGTATACACACAATTATGAACCAGAAGTTTTCAGTTACACCTATAACTGTCATATGCAAGCCATTGTCACCAACAGTAAATAGTAAACACAATAAATTACATCTGTATTTGTGATATGTGTGTGGGCTGACTGCCATTTATGTGCTGTCAGGCTATTGGTGGGAATATTATGACAGCGAGTCCTATTTCAGACCTTAACCCTGTGTTTATGGCGGCGGGCTGTAAGCTAACTCTGACGTCCAAAGGTAAAATAACGATTTTTTTTCTTGGGATTTTCTATTTAAGGATCAAAGGTTACTTGGATCACAGCATGTTGTCATATGGGCAGAGTGAATGCAAAGGACATAGTCGGAATGAAAATAGAAAAGGAAACATTAATTAATATGATGCTTTGTACTTGAATAATAATTAGTGTAGTTGTGATTTATTGGTTAGAAAAATCAATTATGGATCTCTTGATAGGATTAAATAAGTAATATAACCACACTATTCATTTAATACAACATTTGTAATCACTATCACATTGCATACTTATTGTTTATCATAATGTATTAAACATCATATAATCTGTTTGAAGAGGGGAAACGTGCCCTTCAGATGGATGACAAGTTCTTCAGTGGCTACAGGAAAACTGCTCTGAAACCCGAGGAGATTCTGCTGTCCATTGAGATTCCATACACAAAAAAGGTCTGATTTAGCACAtcttcaaaagaaacaaaataaataaatccagatTTGCTGCAGTTACAAAACAAGATGTTATTTGGTTTCATAATGTAAAACAATTAACTACGctgtatacaaaaaaaaaaacaaacaaacatgcttTAAGGCTAATTGCTAACAGTTGCATCAGAGTAAAAATGAGATTACAATGTTTTCTAGGGCCAGTATTTCTCAGCCTTTAAGCAGTCAACTCGCAAAGAGGACGACATCGCCACTATTACTTGTGGGATGAATGTCGTTTTCCAGCAGGGTTCCAACATCGTTAAGGATATCAAACTCAGCTATGGAGGAATTGCCCCCACCACTGTTCTAGCCACTGCTACGTGCAACCGGCTCATTGGCAGGTAATCTAGAAGCTTTTTTGTAAActctaaataaaatacaaaggtAATTGCCAAAAGCTTTAGAATGTATTGCTTAAATTGAACATTAATTATTACAATTGCCTTGTTTACATGGCTGTAGGAGGTGGGGTGAGGAGCTGATGGAAGATGCTTGTTCTTCCCTAGCTGAGGAGATGACACTGTCCCCCTCTGCTCCAGGTGGGATGGTGACATATAGACGCACGCTGGCCATCAGCCTGTTCTTCAAATTCTACCTCACTGTCCAGCACAAATTGGCTCAAATGGTAAAACCAACTTATGTTTGCTTGAGTCATAGCCATGGTAAAAAAATATAAGTAGAGATTAAATGATCGTATATGTTCAGTTCTGTGCAAAACCTTGAGAccactcattcatttattttcagccAAAAAGAACTTTTAATGTACAAGCAAAAAATATAGttaatagaaaataacacagaagCATCTTCGGTTAAATATTTCAGTGTTGTCAGTATTTAGCGTGCCCACCCCTCACATTACAGCTtccttattacagcttctattcttgtTGGGAGACTTactttcaatttttcaaagaaatctccagagtgtgtatatgtgtgtgtgtctatatgtgtgtgtgtgtgtgtgtgtgtgtgtgtgtgtgtgtgtatatatatatatatatatatatatatatatatatatatatagagagagagagagagagagagacaaagatagagaaatagagagtgtTCTAGCTAATTGTTATCAGTGTCTCTACAGCATCTTTCTGTTGAAGATGTCAAACCTAATTATGCCAGTGCTATAGAGCTGTTCCATGTGGACTCTCCTACCAGTGTTCAGCTTTACCAGGTACACTGTTTCAAGGCTAGTTCTGTCTTCTGCAAAATTATTAAAATCTAATTACACAGCTGATGTGTTTTTTGTACACATCATGATGAAACATTATGTCCATTACTTTTCATAGGCAGTTCCTCCTGGTCAGAGCACAGATGATATGGTAGGTCGTCCTATCATGCATCTATCTGCCCTGAAGCAGGCCACAGGAGAGGCAGTGTACTGTGACGACATCCCTCAATATGAGAATGGACTCTATTTGGCCCTGGTCACCAGCACTAAAGCTCATGCTTATATTAAGTGAGTATAAACTACTgatgttaaatttttttttttatcgtaAAATGAGGTTAAGTGTATAACTTTTACTATTTATATACGCAGTTATAAAAGGCTGATAAGActcaataaaattaaatattaccTGTGGTGGAAAGAAATTTATTGCATTAGTTAATGTACATGGCTAGTTGTTTGATCCAGGTTTACATACAGTTTGAATATCTTACAAAATcgtagggaaaaaaaaagtgtcccGTGTGTTCAATTAAAAATTTGCTTTATTGACAACAAATTTACATTTGTATTGTCAAAGTAATGCAACTGtcacactaccattcaaaaatAAAGAACTACTTGTCATGTTAATGACctttgtaattttacagtacaatgcaatgtaatgcaaaatgtattttaaaagtttattaaaTGTTTCAAGAAGTGCTTAAATGGTAAATACtatactgttttgtttttttcttttcttcttttttccctaGATTTAATCACTACTTCACCTTCTATATGTTTGTGTTAATCCAATTcaatttaatttcattaatgTTTATGCTTAATGTTTTCTCACTCATTTTAGAACcatataattcatttttctggACTCTTTCTTTTTACCTTTAGTTTTCTACAAATTAATTGAGGCCTGTAAAGTTTAACAGTACTATTACTTTAGGTGCTTTAGAATCCTATATGTTTATCTATAACAAAATTTTCATTATTGCAAACATTGATTCCACACTTCTGATTCCACATTTTTTGAGTATTAGTCATGTGCGTATGTCTTTTGGCAGATCTATAGAAACTGATGATGCTATGGCAGTTCCAGGAGTAGTTACATTTGTCTCTGCCAAGGACCTCCCCGGTAGTAATAAGACTGGACCTGCTGTCTGTGATGAGACTGTTTTTGCTGACAACAAGGTTACTTgcataatatgtaaaaaaacactATTACTAATAAACGATGGTATAAGGAGTAA is drawn from Pygocentrus nattereri isolate fPygNat1 chromosome 10, fPygNat1.pri, whole genome shotgun sequence and contains these coding sequences:
- the xdh gene encoding xanthine dehydrogenase/oxidase encodes the protein MEEMNQNHHDDLVLFVNGKKVVETNADPEMTLLIFLRRKLSLTGTKLGCAEGGCGACTVMVSRFNPHHNQIIHHAVNACLAPLCSLHHCAVTTVEGIGSVASKLHPVQERIAKAHGSQCGFCTPGIVMSMYALLRNSPQPSMQDMEEAFQGNLCRCTGYRPILEGYKTFAKEGGCCRSRRKGNGCCLTSAHEEEHVSGASTHSGQQLFDPSEFMPLDPTQEIIFPPELISLGKQPPRSLRFIGERVLWIQPSSLNELLELKAVYPAAKLVVGNTEVGIEMKFKNLLYPVILAPAYIQELSSIQYTENGIEFGASVTLTMLGKKLHEEVNKLPNYRTEVFQAILEQLRWFAGQQIRNVAAIGGNIMTASPISDLNPVFMAAGCKLTLTSKEGKRALQMDDKFFSGYRKTALKPEEILLSIEIPYTKKGQYFSAFKQSTRKEDDIATITCGMNVVFQQGSNIVKDIKLSYGGIAPTTVLATATCNRLIGRRWGEELMEDACSSLAEEMTLSPSAPGGMVTYRRTLAISLFFKFYLTVQHKLAQMHLSVEDVKPNYASAIELFHVDSPTSVQLYQAVPPGQSTDDMVGRPIMHLSALKQATGEAVYCDDIPQYENGLYLALVTSTKAHAYIKSIETDDAMAVPGVVTFVSAKDLPGSNKTGPAVCDETVFADNKVTCVGHIVGAIVADTQAHAQTAAKAVKISYEEIQPVIITIQDAITNQSFYQPVRTIEKGDLAKGFHESDNILEGEIHIGGQDHFYLETNCTLAVPQGEDGEMELFVSTQSASKTQALVAKALGVPASHIVCRVKRMGGGFGGKESRSTILSTVVAVAAHKVKRPVRCMLDRDEDMLVSGGRHPFFGRYKVGFKKNGKVMALDVTYYSNVGNSMDLSLSIMERALFHMDNCYNIPHIRGTGYMCKTNLPSNTAFRGFGGPQGMMVSESWISDVALCCGVPAEQVREINLYKQGEYTPFNQCLDQFTIDRCWKECVNISDFHQRKARVELYNKQHRWTKRGLSIVPTKFGISFTAIFLNQAGALVHLYTDGSVLLTHGGTEMGQGLHTKMIQVASKTLGIPTSKIHISETSTNTVPNTSPTAASASSDLNGMAVYNACQTLLQRLDPYKARNPKGSWEDWVKAAYFDRVNLSANGFYRTPDLGYDFETNSGHPFNYFSYGVAVSEVEIDCLTGSHKNLHTSIVMDVGKSLNPALDIGQVEGAFMQGVGLFTLEELRYSPQGYLYTRGPGMYKIPAFGDIPTELKVSLLRDAPNEKAIFSSKAVGEPPLFLAASVFYAIKDAITAARAESGLSGPFRLDSPATPERIRNACEDKFTKLCPPPEPGTYTPWDVRV